From the Hevea brasiliensis isolate MT/VB/25A 57/8 chromosome 15, ASM3005281v1, whole genome shotgun sequence genome, one window contains:
- the LOC110669398 gene encoding uncharacterized protein LOC110669398 has product MDRVILKERDFEVDLENGVQASDEDQSKDSISGVKKQSKELLAKICAIFADGAMKSEDELNLCPHAPNSNGVSVEQVNLDGEKTVDHVEKKVVKEKRKKMRIKKASKPPRPPRGPSLDAADQMLIKEITELAMLKRARAERMKALKKMKAAKASSSNSNVFAMVFTIIFCLVIIFQAMSSRVTPVNVQGSPLSTETAESGLITVRYFGNPSASNPSEHSSESPHSIKPIAGFDPPENLRRAVG; this is encoded by the exons ATGGATCGTGTAATTCTAAAAGAGAGAGATTTTGAGGTTGATCTTGAAAATGGAGTGCAAGCTAGTGATGAAGATCAAAGCAAAGACTCTATTTCTGGTGTAAAAAAACAATCGAAGGAGTTGCTTGCTAAGATTTGTGCCATCTTTGCTGATGGAGCAATGAAGAGTGAAGACGAGTTAAATCTATGCCCTCATGCACCGAATTCAAATGGGGTTTCTGTGGAGCAAGTAAACTTAGATGGAGAGAAAACTGTTGATCATGTAGAGAAGAAAGTGGTAAAGGAGAAGCGTAAAAAGATGAGAATTAAAAAGGCTTCCAAACCTCCTAGGCCTCCGAGAGGTCCATCATTGGATGCTGCTGACCAGATGCTGATCAAGGAGATTACTGAACTTGCTATGTTGAAGCGTGCGAGGGCTGAGCGAATGAAAGCCTTGAAGAAAATGAAAGCAGCAAAGGCATCATCATCTAATAGCAATGTCTTTGCAATGGTGTTCACAATTATCTTCTGTTTAGTGATAATCTTTCAAG CAATGTCATCGAGGGTTACACCTGTAAATGTACAAGGATCCCCTTTATCAACAGAAACGGCGGAGAGTGGTTTGATTACAGTGCGGTACTTTGGGAATCCATCTGCAAGTAACCCAAgtgaacattcttccgagtctcCACA